A window of Cryptomeria japonica chromosome 3, Sugi_1.0, whole genome shotgun sequence contains these coding sequences:
- the LOC131874417 gene encoding cinnamoyl-CoA reductase 1-like, with product MNEQIGRPSQSREGRWREVIDDGIAFVDPSFYVGRSISILTDLDKKYNHLKELEGEEERLELVKGDILDPDSLIQAIKGCKGVFHMACPIIEDQAQVLQAAVKGTLNVLKACNELGVKGVILMSSIGTIYLDLKRNPQAIGEEDYWSNLDYCIETKVKN from the exons ATGAATGAGCAGATCGGACGACCCTCGCAGTCCCGTGAAGGTAGATGGAGGGAAGTTATTGATGACGGCATC GCTTTTGTGGACCCATCTTTCTACGTTGGAAGGTCAATATCAATATTGACAGATC TTGATAAAAAGTATAATCATCTAAAAGAGTTGGAAGGGGAGGAAGAGAGGCTTGAGCTTGTGAAGGGTGATATTCTCGACCCTGACAGTTTGATACAAGCTATCAAAGGGTGCAAAGGAGTCTTTCACATGGCTTGCCCTATCATTGAAGATCAG GCACAAGTGTTGCAGGCGGCTGTGAAGGGCACTCTAAACGTGTTGAAGGCCTGCAATGAATTGGGAGTGAAGGGTGTAATCCTTATGTCTAGCATAGGCACCATTTACCTCGACCTCAAAAGGAATCCGCAAGCTATAGGTGAGGAAGACTACTGGAGCAACCTTGATTACTGCATTGAAACCAAGGTCAAAAactaa
- the LOC131874541 gene encoding uncharacterized protein LOC131874541: MGKSMVITLILVVSLSLFNFHVSSAKRTILIGDRRMLPSCTDCRRYTSDPTCCHLPHHPNLSPLMEEHFSPDEKSVEEHFSQDEESVEHFSTEDEKSVDARISKACVECMSYTHNPYCCYRPPHSLSMEHLSADEKSA, translated from the coding sequence ATGGGGAAATCTATGGTCATCACTCTCATACTTGTTGTGTCTCTCAGTTTATTTAATTTCCATGTCTCCTCCGCTAAGCGTACCATTCTGATTGGAGACCGTCGAATGTTACCTAGTTGTACAGACTGCAGAAGATATACTTCTGATCCTACTTGCTGCCATTTGCCACATCATCCTAATTTGTCACCCCTCATGGAGGAGCACTTCTCACCAGATGAGAAATCAGTGGAGGAGCATTTCTCACAGGATGAAGAATCAGTGGAGCATTTCTCAACAGAAGATGAAAAATCAGTAGACGCTCGTATTTCAAAAGCTTGTGTAGAGTGCATGAGCTATACTCACAATCCTTATTGCTGCTATAGACCACCACATTCCTTATCGATGGAGCATTTGTCTGCAGATGAAAAATCCGCTTAA